A window of the Hordeum vulgare subsp. vulgare chromosome 5H, MorexV3_pseudomolecules_assembly, whole genome shotgun sequence genome harbors these coding sequences:
- the LOC123398268 gene encoding protein FLOWERING LOCUS T-like — translation MSTSRNPLVVGNIVGDIIDHFDASAVLRLFYNSREMTSGSGLRPSQVATEPAVQIGGSRGRNETALYTLVMVDPDAPSPSNPSKREYLHWLVMDIPEGGDVSHGTEVVAYESPQPKAGIHRLAFIVFRQTVRQAIYAPGWRPNFNTRDFAACYCLGAPVAAAYFNCQREGGCGGRRCS, via the exons ATGAGCACGTCGAGGAATCCGCTGGTCGTCGGGAACATCGTCGGAGACATCATCGACCACTTCGATGCTTCGGCGGTGCTGAGGCTGTTCTACAACAGCCGCGAGATGACGAGTGGGTCCGGGCTGAGGCCGTCGCAGGTGGCCACGGAGCCGGCCGTACAGATAGGCGGCTCCCGGGGACGCAATGAAACAGCACTATACACGCTG gTGATGGTGGatcctgatgcacctagtccgagCAACCCTTCCAAGAGGGAGTACCTCCATTG GTTAGTGATGGACATACCGGAGGGAGGTGATGTCAGTCATG GAACTGAGGTGGTGGCGTACGAGAGCCCGCAGCCCAAGGCGGGGATCCACCGCCTGGCGTTCATCGTGTTCCGGCAGACGGTGAGGCAGGCGATCTACGCGCCGGGGTGGCGCCCCAACTTCAACACCAGGGATTTCGCGGCGTGCTACTGCCTTGGCGCGCCGGTCGCCGCCGCCTACTTCAACTGCCAGAGGGAGGGCGGCTGCGGTGGCCGGAGGTGCAGCTGA